From the bacterium genome, one window contains:
- a CDS encoding acyl carrier protein: MRKVLRAEFKFADEELRPSAHLADDLDLDSVDAVALLVRLEDEVDLEIDEGDLRSLVTLQDVVDLVAARLA; this comes from the coding sequence GTGCGGAAAGTCCTGCGCGCCGAGTTCAAGTTCGCCGACGAGGAGCTGCGTCCTTCGGCTCACCTTGCGGACGATCTCGACCTCGATAGCGTCGATGCCGTCGCATTGCTGGTGCGTCTCGAAGATGAGGTCGACCTCGAGATCGACGAAGGCGACCTGCGGTCTCTCGTCACCCTGCAAGATGTCGTCGATCTGGTGGCGGCGCGGCTGGCCTGA
- a CDS encoding acyl carrier protein, which translates to MTSDALHLEIKKIIVESLALEDIAPEEIETAAPLFVEGLGLDSIDALELAMSLEEKYGVTVGDDPDENQKIFFSVESLAQFVTDQRG; encoded by the coding sequence TTGACTAGCGACGCGCTCCATCTGGAGATCAAGAAGATCATCGTCGAGTCTCTTGCGCTCGAAGACATCGCCCCCGAAGAGATCGAGACCGCAGCGCCGCTCTTCGTCGAAGGGCTTGGCTTGGATTCGATCGACGCTCTCGAGCTGGCGATGTCCCTGGAGGAGAAATACGGCGTGACGGTCGGCGACGATCCGGACGAGAACCAGAAGATCTTCTTCTCGGTGGAGAGCCTGGCGCAATTCGTCACGGACCAGCGCGGCTAG
- a CDS encoding 1-acyl-sn-glycerol-3-phosphate acyltransferase produces MGRWQRAKWRQLRTGLAYAYYGLGALGITLWVGLRRLVGAPMGRDAAQRMLRRAYDSFVRLMLALRLFRLRNVGIEALAGPGPRLIVANHPSAIDSALIVRHLSQSDNFMSPNWARVPLIRSVGEAVAFIPSDAAQASVDAAVDCLRSGRTVVMFPEGTRSPSGGLGRFERGAAHVALRSGCDLLPVVIRTDIPILTKGERWHEVPDRTPEVEMRVMPPFSPSKVLDGSEPPMLAARKLTAALRGHYLKVLDLD; encoded by the coding sequence GTGGGACGGTGGCAGAGGGCAAAATGGCGTCAGCTCCGAACGGGCCTGGCGTACGCGTACTATGGGCTTGGAGCGTTGGGCATCACGCTCTGGGTCGGGTTGCGCCGCCTGGTCGGCGCCCCGATGGGCCGGGACGCTGCACAGCGGATGCTTCGCCGGGCCTACGACAGCTTCGTCCGCTTGATGCTGGCGCTTCGCCTGTTTCGGCTGCGCAACGTGGGTATCGAGGCGCTCGCCGGGCCCGGACCGCGGCTGATCGTCGCCAATCATCCGTCGGCGATCGATTCCGCGCTGATCGTCCGGCACCTCTCCCAATCCGACAACTTCATGAGTCCGAACTGGGCCAGGGTTCCCCTGATTCGCAGTGTTGGCGAGGCTGTGGCGTTCATTCCCAGCGACGCCGCGCAGGCCTCCGTCGATGCTGCTGTGGACTGCTTGCGCAGTGGGCGGACTGTGGTGATGTTCCCGGAGGGCACGCGCTCGCCGTCGGGTGGCTTGGGTCGGTTCGAACGGGGAGCCGCCCATGTCGCGCTGCGGAGTGGTTGCGATCTTCTACCGGTCGTGATTCGAACGGACATCCCGATCTTGACGAAAGGCGAACGCTGGCATGAGGTTCCGGACCGGACCCCAGAAGTGGAAATGCGCGTGATGCCGCCGTTTTCGCCAAGCAAGGTCCTCGATGGGAGCGAGCCTCCGATGCTCGCTGCCCGAAAACTCACGGCCGCGTTGCGCGGCCACTACCTGAAGGTGCTCGATCTTGACTAG
- a CDS encoding aromatic amino acid lyase, whose product MDSETFRLGQDPLQLPDVLALARGERHLALWEDDGYRRRLRAGQEAVRARLAEGSPVYGVTTGVGASVANAIPQELQEEMPHQLLRFHGCGTGRILDEEEAATVVVVRAASLARGHSGVSEALLERLCLVLEHRLLPRIPAEGSVGASGDLTPLSYLAAMLIGEREVTLGGRLMAADVAWAELGVEPLLLGPKESLALMNGTSMMAALGCLVWEQAERLARLAAAVTAVVSEVCHGNPGHFDARVFSWKPHPGTERAASWIRGDLERHDDLVQGRLQDRYSIRCAPHVLGVLLDAAAFAKDLLEIEVNGVNDNPLVDPERGDVLHGGNFYGGHVALAMDTLKTAIASVADLLDRQLTLLCCPDTSDGLPENLVARTGNGALVHHGFKAMQISASALTAEALKLTMPAAAFSRSTESHNQDKVSMGTIAARDGLRIAELTETVSAIAVLAVCQAVDLREREGQAPGRRAGLLRDAVRKAVPGLEQDRRQDHDIARVLELHRTGTVGLEP is encoded by the coding sequence GTGGATTCCGAGACCTTCCGGCTGGGCCAGGACCCGCTGCAGCTCCCCGATGTGCTGGCCCTCGCCCGGGGCGAGCGCCACCTCGCCCTTTGGGAGGACGATGGCTATCGCCGCCGGCTGCGAGCGGGGCAGGAGGCCGTCCGAGCCCGGCTCGCCGAGGGCAGCCCTGTGTACGGCGTGACGACCGGGGTCGGCGCTTCCGTGGCCAATGCGATCCCGCAGGAGTTGCAGGAGGAAATGCCCCATCAGCTGCTGCGCTTCCACGGTTGCGGCACGGGGCGCATCCTCGACGAGGAAGAGGCGGCCACCGTGGTCGTCGTACGGGCGGCCTCTCTCGCCCGCGGGCACTCCGGCGTGAGCGAGGCGCTGCTCGAGCGCCTGTGCCTGGTCCTCGAGCATCGGTTGTTGCCGCGCATTCCCGCCGAGGGCTCGGTCGGGGCCAGCGGTGATTTGACGCCCCTCTCGTACCTCGCCGCCATGCTGATCGGCGAACGCGAGGTGACCCTCGGCGGGCGGCTCATGGCGGCCGATGTCGCCTGGGCCGAGCTGGGTGTGGAACCTCTCCTGCTTGGCCCGAAGGAGAGCCTGGCCTTGATGAATGGCACCAGCATGATGGCGGCCCTCGGCTGTCTCGTCTGGGAGCAGGCGGAGCGCCTGGCGCGGCTTGCGGCCGCGGTCACGGCCGTCGTCAGCGAGGTATGCCACGGCAATCCGGGTCATTTCGATGCGCGGGTCTTCTCGTGGAAGCCCCATCCGGGCACCGAACGGGCCGCCAGCTGGATTCGCGGAGACCTGGAGCGCCATGACGACCTGGTCCAGGGCCGACTCCAGGATCGCTACTCGATCCGCTGCGCACCTCACGTGTTAGGCGTGCTACTCGATGCCGCAGCCTTCGCCAAAGACCTGCTCGAGATCGAAGTGAACGGCGTGAACGACAACCCGCTCGTCGATCCGGAGCGCGGCGACGTCCTGCACGGCGGCAACTTCTACGGTGGTCATGTCGCCCTCGCCATGGACACCTTGAAGACCGCGATCGCCAGCGTGGCCGATCTCCTCGATCGCCAGCTCACCCTGCTTTGCTGCCCCGATACGAGTGATGGCCTCCCAGAGAACCTGGTTGCAAGAACCGGGAACGGCGCTCTCGTCCACCACGGTTTCAAGGCCATGCAGATCAGCGCTTCGGCCCTCACGGCCGAGGCGCTGAAGCTGACCATGCCCGCCGCGGCGTTCAGCCGGAGCACTGAATCCCACAATCAGGACAAGGTGAGCATGGGCACGATCGCCGCCCGGGATGGTCTTCGAATCGCAGAGCTTACGGAGACCGTGAGCGCCATTGCGGTATTGGCTGTCTGCCAGGCAGTCGACCTGCGCGAGCGCGAAGGGCAGGCTCCGGGCCGTCGCGCCGGGTTGCTTCGAGATGCCGTGCGCAAAGCCGTGCCTGGCCTCGAACAAGACCGGCGACAGGATCACGACATCGCTCGCGTGCTCGAACTGCACCGGACCGGAACGGTCGGCCTGGAGCCGTGA
- a CDS encoding isoprenylcysteine carboxylmethyltransferase family protein, with product MIAGKTLAVMTWFAAMFFVLGPWLVLWASGSGFADGWNHSSLAGRAALGLALMVLAIQVVQFVRLGRGTPAPFDPPRAFVIEGPYRWSRNPMYLLYVVIMLAEAWAFACPALVLYAAGFFALAHFFVVKFEEPGLHERFGAEYEAYAKRVPRWLS from the coding sequence GTGATCGCAGGGAAGACCCTCGCTGTGATGACCTGGTTCGCGGCGATGTTCTTCGTGCTCGGCCCGTGGCTCGTCCTGTGGGCGTCGGGCAGCGGCTTCGCGGACGGCTGGAATCATTCATCGCTGGCCGGTAGAGCCGCACTCGGCCTTGCGCTCATGGTCCTGGCCATCCAGGTGGTCCAATTCGTGCGGCTCGGCCGGGGAACGCCGGCACCCTTCGATCCGCCGCGAGCCTTCGTCATCGAAGGACCCTACCGATGGTCCCGCAACCCGATGTACCTGCTCTACGTCGTGATCATGCTGGCCGAAGCCTGGGCCTTTGCCTGCCCAGCCCTCGTACTCTACGCAGCCGGCTTCTTCGCACTCGCGCACTTCTTCGTGGTGAAATTCGAGGAACCGGGCCTCCACGAGCGTTTCGGTGCCGAGTACGAAGCCTACGCGAAGCGGGTTCCACGCTGGCTGTCCTAG